Proteins encoded within one genomic window of Heptranchias perlo isolate sHepPer1 chromosome 35, sHepPer1.hap1, whole genome shotgun sequence:
- the LOC137302228 gene encoding ferritin heavy chain B-like, whose product MVSQVCQNYHKECEDGVNKQINMELFASYVYLSMSYYFDRDDVALCHFAEFFKEQSHEEWEHAEKLLKFQNQRGGRVILEDIKKPEQDEWLSGLEVMQMENKPEQDEWSNGLEVMQRALQMEKDVNQSLLDLHKLSTERTDPHLCDFLETHYLDEQVKMIKKLGDHITNLKRLGAPENGMGVYLFDKHTLH is encoded by the exons ATGGTTTCCCAAGTATGTCagaactaccacaaggagtgtgaggatggtgtcaacaagcagatcaatatggagctcttTGCCTCCTATGTTTATCTTTCTATG tcctattactttgaccgggatgatgttgccctgtgtcactttgctgagttcttcaaggagcagtcacatgaggaatgggagcacgctgagaaactgctgaaattccagaatcagcgtggaggccgagtcatctTGGAGGATATCAAG aagccagagcaggatgagtggcTCAGTGGTCTGGAGGTGATGCAGATGGAGAAT aagccagagcaggatgagtggagcaatggtctggaggtgatgcagagagctctgcagatggagaaggatgtgaaccagagtctgctggatctgcacaaactgtccactgagaggacagaccctcat ttgtgtgacttcctggagacccactacttggatgaacaagtgaagatgatcaagaagcttggagatcacatcaccaacctgaagagactgggagcccctgagaatggcatgggagtgtacctgtttgacaagcacaCCCTGCATTGA
- the LOC137302050 gene encoding ferritin heavy chain, oocyte isoform-like gives MASQVCQNYHKECEDGVNKQINMELYSSYVYLSMSYYFYRDDVALRHFAEFFKEQSHEEREHAEKLLKFQNRRGGRIILEDIKKPEQDEWSNGLEVMQRALQMEKNVNQSLLDLHKLSTERTDPHLCDFLESHYLDEQVKMIKKLGDHITNLKRLGAPENGMGVYLFDKHSLH, from the exons ATGGCCTCCCAAGTGTGtcagaactatcacaaggagtgtgaggatggtgtcaacaagcagatcaatatggagctctattcctcctatgtttatcttTCTATG TCTTATTACTTTtaccgggatgatgttgccctgcgtcactttgctgagttcttcaaggagcagtcacacgaggaacgggagcacgctgagaaactgctgaaattccagaatcgGCGTGGGGGCCGAATCATCTTGGAGGACATCAAG aagccagagcaggatgagtggagcaatggtctggaggtgatgcagagagctctgcagatggagaagaatgtgaaccagagtctgctggatctgcacaaactgtccactgagaggacagaccctcat ttgtgtgacttcctggagagccactacttggatgaacaagtgaagatgatcaagaagcttggagatcacatcaccaacctgaagagactgggagcccctgagaatggcatgggagtgtacctgtttgacaagcacaGCCTGCATTGA